A genomic segment from Glycine soja cultivar W05 chromosome 20, ASM419377v2, whole genome shotgun sequence encodes:
- the LOC114402082 gene encoding (+)-pulegone reductase-like has product MLWGLIGDRYFPEGIYIYFDNVGGDMLEAALLNMRRRGRIVVAGMISQYDLDEPQGIKNLVNIIYKQIKVEAFTVYDYYHLYPKFLDIVLPYMREGKITYVEDIAEGLKNGPAALEAMFEGRSAGKQVVLVAHE; this is encoded by the coding sequence ATGCTGTGGGGTTTAATTGGTGATAGATATTTCCCTGAAGGCATTTACATATACTTTGACAACGTTGGGGGAGACATGCTTGAGGCAGCCCTTCTTAACATGAGAAGGCGTGGTCGAATTGTGGTGGCTGGAATGATATCACAGTATGATCTTGATGAGCCTCAAGGCATAAAGAACTTAGTGAATATCATATACAAGCAGATCAAAGTAGAAGCCTTCACAGTGTATGATTACTATCACCTCTATCCTAAATTCTTGGATATTGTTTTGCCTTATATGAGGGAAGGGAAGATAACATACGTTGAAGACATAGCCGAGGGTCTTAAGAACGGTCCAGCTGCACTAGAAGCAATGTTCGAAGGCCGTAGTGCTGGCAAACAAGTGGTTTTAGTTGCTCATGAATAA
- the LOC114401388 gene encoding aluminum-activated malate transporter 14-like isoform X1: MALRYIYSYAHKLNRFPGLARKAIWKVGKEDPRRVVHSMKVGTALVLVSLLYLLEPLFNGIGKNAMWAVMTVVVVMEFTVGATLCKGLNRGLGTLLAGSLAFLIKYFADAPGRIFQAVYIGVSVFMIGALTTYVRFIPSIKKNYDYGVLIFLLTFNLITVSSYRVNDVWDFAKDRISTIAIGCGLCLLMSILVFPNWSGEELHNNTISRLEGLANSIQVCITGYFYDSAKQATEGDSSENPIYEGYKAVLDSKVKDETLASQASWEPRFSRYCHRTPWHQYTRVGAALRQFSYTVVALHGCLQSEIQTPKSISTLYKDSCIRLGEEVSKVLRELANSIRNKRQFSPQTLSRNLKDALQDLHSALKSQPQLVLGSRNGRTQTPKTAVQAVPHPHPDQKLEEDTKFSFSSVRNGSRGSGCQSVEHSRELTRKVLRPQMSMSAIISLEFSEALPFAAFTSLLVEMVAKLDYVMDEVDELGIIAHFEEFQGDEIVVTCEKPNINKPQNDLPSYGAE, translated from the exons atGGCTTTGAGATATATTTATAGCTATGCTCATAAGTTGAACAGATTTCCTGGTTTGGCAAGGAAGGCAATATGGAAGGTTGGCAAAGAGGATCCAAGAAGGGTGGTTCATTCTATGAAAGTTGGTACGGCTTTGGTACTAGTTTCTTTGTTGTATCTGTTGGAGCCATTGTTTAATGGGATAGGGAAAAACGCTATGTGGGCTGTCATGACTGTGGTTGTGGTGATGGAGTTCACTGTAG GGGCAACATTGTGCAAAGGACTAAATAGAGGATTGGGGACTCTCTTGGCAGGATCATTGGCATTTCTTATTAAGTATTTTGCAGATGCCCCTGGTCGGATTTTTCAAGCAGTATACATTGGTGTTTCAGTTTTTATGATAG GAGCATTAACTACTTATGTGAGGTTCATTCCCTCTATCAAGAAGAATTATGACTATGGTGTTCTGATCTTTCTTCTCACCTTTAATTTGATAACTGTATCAAGCTACCGCGTTAATGATGTCTGGGACTTTGCAAAAGATCGCATATCCACCATTGCCATAGGATGTGGCCTATGTCTTCTGATGAGCATATTGGTGTTTCCAAACTGGTCAGGGGAAGAGCTCCACAACAACACCATATCAAGGCTCGAAGGCTTAGCCAACTCTATACAAG TCTGTATCACGGGATATTTTTATGATTCTGCAAAACAAGCAACTGAAGGTGATTCATCTGAGAATCCAATTTACGAAGGTTACAAGGCTGTTTTAGACTCCAAAGTAAAAGATGAAACACTG GCGTCACAAGCAAGCTGGGAACCAAGATTCTCAAGATATTGTCACAGAACTCCGTGGCATCAATATACAAGAGTGGGAGCTGCTCTTCGCCAATTCAGTTACACTGTTGTAGCACTACATGGATGTCTACAGTCTGAAATTCAG ACACCAAAGTCAATTAGTACCCTGTACAAAGATTCTTGCATCAGACTTGGAGAGGAAGTGTCAAAAGTATTAAGGGAACTGGCCAACAGCATAAGGAACAAACGTCAATTCTCCCCTCAAACACTCTCCAGGAATCTAAAGGATGCATTACAAGACCTTCACAGTGCCTTGAAATCCCAACCACAACTTGTACTAGGCTCGAGGAATGGTCGAACTCAAACCCCTAAAACCGCAGTTCAAGCAGTTCCACATCCACATCCTGACCAAAAGCTTGAAGAGGACACCAAATTCTCATTCTCAAGTGTTAGGAATGGTTCACGTGGATCCGGATGTCAATCCGTAGAGCACTCTCGTGAACTGACAAGGAAGGTTTTAAGGCCACAGATGAGTATGAGTGCCATCATTAGCCTTGAGTTCTCAGAAGCATTACCCTTTGCTGCTTTCACTTCTTTGCTTGTAGAGATGGTGGCTAAACTGGATTATGTTATGGATGAAGTTGATGAGTTGGGCATAATAGCACATTTTGAAGAGTTCCAAGGTGATGAGATTGTCGTGACTTGTGAAAAACCAAACATCAATAAACCTCAGAATGACTTGCCTTCTTATGGAGCAGAGTAG
- the LOC114401388 gene encoding aluminum-activated malate transporter 14-like isoform X2, producing MKAIWKVGKEDPRRVVHSMKVGTALVLVSLLYLLEPLFNGIGKNAMWAVMTVVVVMEFTVGATLCKGLNRGLGTLLAGSLAFLIKYFADAPGRIFQAVYIGVSVFMIGALTTYVRFIPSIKKNYDYGVLIFLLTFNLITVSSYRVNDVWDFAKDRISTIAIGCGLCLLMSILVFPNWSGEELHNNTISRLEGLANSIQVCITGYFYDSAKQATEGDSSENPIYEGYKAVLDSKVKDETLASQASWEPRFSRYCHRTPWHQYTRVGAALRQFSYTVVALHGCLQSEIQTPKSISTLYKDSCIRLGEEVSKVLRELANSIRNKRQFSPQTLSRNLKDALQDLHSALKSQPQLVLGSRNGRTQTPKTAVQAVPHPHPDQKLEEDTKFSFSSVRNGSRGSGCQSVEHSRELTRKVLRPQMSMSAIISLEFSEALPFAAFTSLLVEMVAKLDYVMDEVDELGIIAHFEEFQGDEIVVTCEKPNINKPQNDLPSYGAE from the exons ATGAAG GCAATATGGAAGGTTGGCAAAGAGGATCCAAGAAGGGTGGTTCATTCTATGAAAGTTGGTACGGCTTTGGTACTAGTTTCTTTGTTGTATCTGTTGGAGCCATTGTTTAATGGGATAGGGAAAAACGCTATGTGGGCTGTCATGACTGTGGTTGTGGTGATGGAGTTCACTGTAG GGGCAACATTGTGCAAAGGACTAAATAGAGGATTGGGGACTCTCTTGGCAGGATCATTGGCATTTCTTATTAAGTATTTTGCAGATGCCCCTGGTCGGATTTTTCAAGCAGTATACATTGGTGTTTCAGTTTTTATGATAG GAGCATTAACTACTTATGTGAGGTTCATTCCCTCTATCAAGAAGAATTATGACTATGGTGTTCTGATCTTTCTTCTCACCTTTAATTTGATAACTGTATCAAGCTACCGCGTTAATGATGTCTGGGACTTTGCAAAAGATCGCATATCCACCATTGCCATAGGATGTGGCCTATGTCTTCTGATGAGCATATTGGTGTTTCCAAACTGGTCAGGGGAAGAGCTCCACAACAACACCATATCAAGGCTCGAAGGCTTAGCCAACTCTATACAAG TCTGTATCACGGGATATTTTTATGATTCTGCAAAACAAGCAACTGAAGGTGATTCATCTGAGAATCCAATTTACGAAGGTTACAAGGCTGTTTTAGACTCCAAAGTAAAAGATGAAACACTG GCGTCACAAGCAAGCTGGGAACCAAGATTCTCAAGATATTGTCACAGAACTCCGTGGCATCAATATACAAGAGTGGGAGCTGCTCTTCGCCAATTCAGTTACACTGTTGTAGCACTACATGGATGTCTACAGTCTGAAATTCAG ACACCAAAGTCAATTAGTACCCTGTACAAAGATTCTTGCATCAGACTTGGAGAGGAAGTGTCAAAAGTATTAAGGGAACTGGCCAACAGCATAAGGAACAAACGTCAATTCTCCCCTCAAACACTCTCCAGGAATCTAAAGGATGCATTACAAGACCTTCACAGTGCCTTGAAATCCCAACCACAACTTGTACTAGGCTCGAGGAATGGTCGAACTCAAACCCCTAAAACCGCAGTTCAAGCAGTTCCACATCCACATCCTGACCAAAAGCTTGAAGAGGACACCAAATTCTCATTCTCAAGTGTTAGGAATGGTTCACGTGGATCCGGATGTCAATCCGTAGAGCACTCTCGTGAACTGACAAGGAAGGTTTTAAGGCCACAGATGAGTATGAGTGCCATCATTAGCCTTGAGTTCTCAGAAGCATTACCCTTTGCTGCTTTCACTTCTTTGCTTGTAGAGATGGTGGCTAAACTGGATTATGTTATGGATGAAGTTGATGAGTTGGGCATAATAGCACATTTTGAAGAGTTCCAAGGTGATGAGATTGTCGTGACTTGTGAAAAACCAAACATCAATAAACCTCAGAATGACTTGCCTTCTTATGGAGCAGAGTAG